The DNA region TAAACAAAAGGCCGATAAAGAGGTTAAATTTGTTTTAAAGCAACGGCGGTAATTACGTCGGTTGCAAAACAAAGAAGCATTTTAACCCATGATCAAAACAATACGAATTACAGGAATGCTAAGCTTACTCTTAGCATTCTCTTTTTTAGCCAAGTCCCAAAATTTGACCTCGTTTGACAGGGGTAGCTTTATTTTTAAAGTAGACACACTACCATACCGAATTTTATTTCCGAAGCATTTTAATCCGGGTCAAAAGTACCCTTTATTGTTTGTATTACACGGTTCGGGCGAGCGGGGAAACAATAATGAATCGCAACTGGCTTATGGGGCACAACGGTTCTTACAGGACAGCTGCAGGGAGTTATACGAGTCTATCGTTGTTTTTCCGCAATGCCCGGCAAAAAGTTATTGGAGCAATGTAAAGCAGGTTACCGATTCGGCGACCAATAAACGCAAATTTATTTTCCAGGAAAATGCGCCGCCAACAATGGCGATGATCATGCTGATGGGATTGGTTGACCAGTTTTTAGATAAGCCATTTGTTGATAAGCACAAAGTTTATGTGGGAGGCCTTAGCATGGGTGGTATGGGTACCTTCGAGATCATTGGCCGCGAGCCCAGGATATTTGCCGCAGCTTTCGCTATCTGCGGAGGCGATAATACGCTGAACGCGAAGAAATACGCCAAAAAAGTTCCGCTCTGGATTTTTCACGGTAATAATGACCCGGTAGTACCTGCCGATCATTCGCGGGTAATGGTTGATGCTATTAAAGAGGCGGGAGGCAAGCCACGGTTTACTTTATATCCAGGTGTAGGACACAATAGTTGGGACAATGCGTTCAATGAGCCTGATCTGTTGCATTGGTTGTTTTCGCATAGTAAGTAGGGAAACAGGAATGTAAATGGTTGTTATGCTCAACCCGTCAAAGCATGGTGGGTTGGGCCTCTGCGTGTCCTTCGGCAGGCTGCCCATGAAATGATTAAAATGGGTGTCATACTGAGCCCGTCGAAGTATGGCGGGCAGGCCTCTGCACACGAGTCTTCGACAGGCTCAGACTGACAAGCCCTCTTTGTCATCTAACCTTCAGGGTCCATGGATTTAATAACTCAGGATTACAGTCACCTTACACCAAATAGCATTTCACCTTCACAGATCCCGATTTTTCCCACTCAGGATAACCATATATTAGTTTGATTGGAAAAGTTATTGACTATTCTTCCTCTTCTGATTTCTTGGGAAGATTTTTGGCGTTGAAGCGTGGCTTGAACCCTAATTTAGGTGCAGGAGCTTCTGTAGCTGGTGCCTGAGGCGCTTCGGTGGGCTTATCCTCTTTCTCATCTTCTGCCGGAGCCTCATTTTCAGGCGTTTTCGGCTTCATTGCAGCTGAATTAAAGCGTGGTTTAAAGCCAAGCTTTGGTGCGGGAGGTTCAGAACCCGGTTTTACTTCTTCAATCGTTGGTTGCGGAGTCTCGGCTGATGGTTTTGCCTCTTCAACTGGTTGTTCCGATTCAGCCGGTTTAGGTTTCATCATAGCCGCGTTGAAGCGTGGCTTGAATCCCACTTTAGGGGCAGGTGCTTCGGTTACCGGCGTTTGAGGCTCTTCAGGCGGAGCATTCTCGTTTTTCTCTTCAGCAGGCGCTTCATTTTCTACCGGTTTGGGTTTTACCATACCGGCATTAAAGCGTGGTTTAAAGCCCATTTTAGGTGCCGGTGCATCCGCAGGTGGAGCTGTCGGAGTTTCTTCCTTTTTGTCTTCTGCCTGTGTTTCTGTTTCAGCTGGTTTCGGTTTTACCATGGCAGCATTGAAACGTGGTTTAAAGCCTGGCTTGGCAGGTGTCGCAGGTGTTTCTGTAGCAGGAGCCGAAGCCTCAGCTTGTTGCTCTTTTTCGTTTTCGGGTGTTGCTTCGCTTACTGTTGGCTTAGCTTTTGCCATGGTCGGGTTAAAGCGAGGCTTGAACGCTGGTTTGGGGGCAGTTTCAGGGGATGATGTTGCCGATGTTTTGGGTTCAGCTGCCTGTTGTTTAAATTCTTCAGCAGGAGCTGCAGGTTTTGGTGCGACCGGACGGAACTTCGGCGTAAAGCCAACTTTGGACGGCGTACCGGGTTCTGTCAAACTTTCGGTAATGGTTTGCTCGGCAAGCGGGTTTTGGATATGTGCTTTTTCGGTTTTAACTTCAAGCGGAACCGGGAACCGCCGCCTTAGTTTATTAAACCAGTACTTTTTGGTATGGTCGAAACTTTTTTCGCCCATCTGTTCAAAGTGATCTTTAAATTCAGAAAACAAAGCAGGTTCGCCCTGTTGCAGAGCGGCAAGATCAATTCTTTTCTTCTTTAAAAATTCTTCAAAAACCATTTGTTTAGATATGAGATGTTAGATATGAGATTTGAGATAATTGAAGGCGGATAGCCTTGTCTCATATCTCAAGTCTCATATCTCAAATCTGACTTATAGCGTTACATCCACACCCAGCTTGTTAAAACGGATGCCTTTTTCGGTTTGGCTCCAGTCTTCACGTTCCTCATCGGTAGCGTTTAATAACTGTGGAAACCATTCCAACGGGAAAGCCTGCGGCTTGCCACCATCAGTTTCCACAAAAAGAAGGCCGTTAGCAAAGGTAACCCTTACTTTTTTTTCTCCTTTACGTGTGTTGAATAGTGGCATGATGTTTCTTCTTTATGTCATTGCGAGGAGGAACGACGAAGCAATCGCATGCTGTACAGAGCGATGATGCTTCTGTGCGATTGCCACGCCATCGCTCGCAATGACATGGTGTTTATTGTTTGAGTGGAACTAAATCCGAAATCGAAATTCTCAAATCCGATATCAGAATTATTCCGCCATATTATGGTAAACAGCCTGCACGTCGTCGTCTTCTTCCAAACGGTCAATCAGTTTCATAATTTCAGGCACCTGATCTTCGCTGACAGTGTGGAATGATTGCGGAATGCGTTCCAGTTTGGCCGATTTTACTTCGATACCCATTTCTTCCAACGCTTTCTGCATTTTACCAAAATCTTCAAAAGCTGTATGGATTACCGCAATATCGTTGCCATTTTCATCGGCTTCAACAAATATTTCTTCCAACCCTGCGTCTATCAATTCAAGTTCAAGCTCTTCCAGGTCGCGGTCGCCCGGTTCAAAAGTAAAAACTGATTTACGGGTGAAGATAAAATCAAGAGATCCAGTTTTACCTAAGGAACCTCCATATTTGGTAAAGTAGCTGCGCACGTTAGCTACGGTACGATTTGTATTATCTGTAGCGGTTTCAACCAACACAGCAACACCATAAGGTGCGTAACCTTCGTAAACAAGCTCTTCATAATCTTTTTCGTCGCGGCTGCTGGCGCGTTTAATGGCGGCTTCAACACGGTCTTTAGGCATGTTTACAGCCTTGGCGTTTTGTACCGCGGTACGTAAGCGTGAGTTGGTGTTAACATCGCCGCCGCCGGCTTTTACAGCCATTACAATTTCCTTACCTAAACGGGTAAACTGCACTGCCATTTTGGCCCAGCGCTTAAACTTTCTTTCTTTGCGGAATTCAAATGCTCTTCCCATGTTTTTTTAGTTCATTGTTCATGGTTGATAGTGATAGATCAACCTTGTTGTATTACAAAGCTTTGCCCTATAAAGACAAGGCGGTAAATATAATATTTGTTTATATAATGACGGATAAAAACCTTTATCCTTTCGCCTTTAACCTTAAATTATCGTTTTCAAATTGGTCAACATGTCGGCCACCATTTTTGGTAAGTCATATTCCAGTTTCCAGCCCCAGTCGTTTTGCGCGTAGCTGTCGTCTATTGACTTTGGCCAGCTATTGGCGATGGCTTGTCGCGGATCGTTATTACTGTAACTGATTTCAAATTTAGGGATCAGTTTTTTGATCTCTGCTGCCAGTTGCTCGGGTGTAAAGCTAATGCCAGCCAGGTTATATGATGAGCGGATACTGATATGTTCGGCAGGTGCATCCATTAAACTAATGGTAGCCCTGATGGCATCGTCCATGTACATCATGGGTAGGGCGGTACCTTCAGCAAGGAAACTTTCATAGCTTCCGGTTTTTAATGCCTGATGAAATATATGTACGGCATAATCGGTAGTGCCGCCGCCGGGGTTAGCTTTCCAGCCTATTAAGCCAGGATAGCGGATGCTGCGCACATCAAGACCGTATTTATTAAAATAGTATTCGCACCAGCGCTCGCCGGCCAATTTACTAAAACCATAAACCGTGTTAGGGTCCATCACGCAATACTGCGGCGTGTTATGCTGTGGTGAATGCGGCCCGAAAACCGCTATAGAACTTGGCCAAAAAACTTTACTTACTTTAAACTCAACCGCAAAATCAAGCACATGCAGCAAACCGGTCATATTCAGGTCCCAGGCCATTTTGGGTTTTTGCTCGCCTACTGCCGAAAGAATGGCCGCCAGCAAGTAAACCTGCGTGGGACGGTGTTTATCAAATATGTGGTGCAGGTTGTCTTTATCAAGTACATTGATCAATTCAAATGGTCCGCTGCTACCACGCATAGCATAGGTGGGGCTATTAATATCCGAAGCTACAACTGCATCGGCCCCGTGTATATTTCTCAAAGCCATTACCAGTTCGGTGCCGATCTGGCCATTGGCGCCTATCACTAAGATCTTTTCGCTCATGCAATTTTGACTTTACCGCGCAAAGGTAGGGTTTTTAGGTGAGTGGAAGTGAGTCCGAAAGTCAGATGTCCGAAAGTCTGGAAGTCCAAGCCAATTTTAATCTTTCGGACTTACGGACGTCGGACTTCAGACTTTTTCCGCGTTAGCGATAGTAGCGGATACAGGCCAACGAGCGTAATGCCTGCAGGCGTATGAGCGGATAGCGCGGGCCGAAGGTAACGCCCTAATTCTGAACCAGGATTTTTAGGATTTAAGGATTTGTGTGATTTTGTCTGAACCCCAATTAAACGAATTGTTTGAATTTCTGGAATTTTAGTTGGCATTCTATTAATTCGCTTAATTCTAAAAATCCCGGTTCATACAAACTAATCGCTTTCAAAGTCACAAGTCTGCCGCCCATCAGCCCTTCGCTCAAGCCAGTAAGGGAAAATTTTGATTCAGACAAACAAACCACTCACTTAATCAACCCAATCAACCACTCGCCTAAAAACAAACCCCACAAAAACCATAGACTTTATATTTTCAGGATACCAAAAAAATGTGCATATTTGAGGGTTTAACTTTTAAAACACATAATTAATTAAAAACAGGCGCTGTGAAGCAGCCTGATACATTTCAAAAACAATTTAAAAAATGAAAGTCGCAGTAGTAGGTGCTACAGGATTAGTAGGCACCAAAATGTTGCAGGTTCTTGCAGAACGCAACTTCCCCGTTACAGAATTAATTCCCGTAGCTTCAGAAAAAAGTATTGGTAAAGAAATTACTTTTAAGGGTAAGCAGTTTAAGGTAGTTTCTGTTGAGGATGCGATTAAGATGAAGCCGGACGTAGCAATTTTCTCGGCCGGCGGAAGCACTTCATTACAGCAGGCTCCTTTATTTGCAGCTGCTGGTACAACTGTTATTGATAACTCATCGGCATGGCGTATGGACCCAACTAAAAAACTGGTTGTGCCTGAAGTAAACGCTGATGTACTTACCGCCGAAGATAAGATCATCGCCAATCCTAATTGCTCAACCATACAAATGGTGGTGGCTTTAAAACCACTGCACGATAAATATAAAATTAAAAGGGTAGTAGTTTCAACCTACCAGTCGGTTACCGGTACTGGTGTTAAAGCTGTTGATCAGTTGTTTAACGAGCGTAAAGGTATCGACGGACCGAAAGTTTACCCTTATACTATAGACTTAAACGTGATTCCGCAGATTGATGTATTTACCGAAAACGGTTATACTAAAGAGGAAATGAAAATGATCCTCGAAACTAAAAAGATCATGGGAGATGACAGCATCAAAGTAACTGCTACAACAGTGCGCATCCCGGTTATGGGTGGCCACTCGGAGTCGGTTAACATTGAGTTTGCAAATGATTTTGATCTGGCCGAAGTTCGTGAGCTGTTGGCTAATGCGCCGGGTATTGTGGTGGTTGATGATACTGCTAACCTGAAATACCCTATGCCGCTCGACGCGCATGATAAAGATGAGGTATTTGTAGGCCGCATCCGTCGTGACGAAACCCAGGACAATACGTTGAACTGCTGGATTGTATCTGACAACCTGCGTAAAGGTGCAGCTACTAATGCCGTACAAATTGCAGAGTACCTTGCTGCTCAGCACTTGATTGGCCAGCCGGTTGAGGCGTAAGTAAATGAGAAAATATAGGCCCCATAGCACATATGCTATGGGGTTTTTTTGTGAAGAATATTTCTTAAATTTGAATATGAACGAAATATTTTTCCTTGTTGAAGAAGCGATAGAGGGCGGTTATAACGCGAGGGCAATCGGCGAGTCGATTTTTACAGAAGGAGAGACTTTAGATGAGCTTAAGATAAATATCCGTGATGCGGTTCATTGTCATTTTGATGAGGATAAGCTTCCTAAAATCATTCGGCTCCATTTGGTTAAGGAGGAAGTGATAACCGTTTAATTTTTCTGAAAATACCTATGTCTCCAAGAGCTCCTCGCGATGTTTCAGGAAAAGATCTGATCAAAGTTTTATTGAAATATGGTTACGAGGTTATAAGACAAACCGGAAGCCATATCAGGTTATCGATAACGTTTAATGATGGCGTAAAGAATATTACCATCCCAAATCACGATCCTATAAAGTTAGGAGCACTTATGGCGATCATCAATGACGTTGCGGAACAGCTGAAAATTAATAAAGAAGATATTATCAATAAATTATAGGATAGGGATAGTTATTTGATTATCCCTATTTTTATGCAGTAATATTTTGTTATGAAAACCTTGAACCTGATTGCTCTATTCTGTTTTATCACAATTACTAAACTCGTTGCACAAACACCGCAGGCCGTTGAGGCCGATCTGTTTAAATCATTTAAAAAGATTGAATACTGCCATCAAAAACAAGATACAGGCGACGACGGCGCGAGCGATGCCTTAGGAGATGCTAATGACGAATTTGGCAACAAGTTAAAAAAGTATACAGAAACTTATCCCGCCTCCATCGGTATGCCTTTTAACTCGCTAAAGAAAGCGCAACTTGATATTTTCACTTCGGCAGATGGCTTGTTCAGGATCTACTCGTGGGAGACCTGGCAGGGAGGTACCATGCGCGATTTTGCTAATGTGCTGCAGTATAAAGTTGGCGCTAAAACAAAATCAGTGCTGCTTACCGGCAGCCAGGAAACTTATATACCGTTTTACAGCAACCTTTACACTTTTAAAACGGGCGATAAAACTTACTATCTGGGCATTTACGGT from Mucilaginibacter sp. SJ includes:
- a CDS encoding DUF2442 domain-containing protein, with protein sequence MPLFNTRKGEKKVRVTFANGLLFVETDGGKPQAFPLEWFPQLLNATDEEREDWSQTEKGIRFNKLGVDVTL
- a CDS encoding NAD-dependent epimerase/dehydratase family protein, which encodes MSEKILVIGANGQIGTELVMALRNIHGADAVVASDINSPTYAMRGSSGPFELINVLDKDNLHHIFDKHRPTQVYLLAAILSAVGEQKPKMAWDLNMTGLLHVLDFAVEFKVSKVFWPSSIAVFGPHSPQHNTPQYCVMDPNTVYGFSKLAGERWCEYYFNKYGLDVRSIRYPGLIGWKANPGGGTTDYAVHIFHQALKTGSYESFLAEGTALPMMYMDDAIRATISLMDAPAEHISIRSSYNLAGISFTPEQLAAEIKKLIPKFEISYSNNDPRQAIANSWPKSIDDSYAQNDWGWKLEYDLPKMVADMLTNLKTII
- a CDS encoding carboxylesterase family protein, giving the protein MLSLLLAFSFLAKSQNLTSFDRGSFIFKVDTLPYRILFPKHFNPGQKYPLLFVLHGSGERGNNNESQLAYGAQRFLQDSCRELYESIVVFPQCPAKSYWSNVKQVTDSATNKRKFIFQENAPPTMAMIMLMGLVDQFLDKPFVDKHKVYVGGLSMGGMGTFEIIGREPRIFAAAFAICGGDNTLNAKKYAKKVPLWIFHGNNDPVVPADHSRVMVDAIKEAGGKPRFTLYPGVGHNSWDNAFNEPDLLHWLFSHSK
- a CDS encoding YebC/PmpR family DNA-binding transcriptional regulator, with the translated sequence MGRAFEFRKERKFKRWAKMAVQFTRLGKEIVMAVKAGGGDVNTNSRLRTAVQNAKAVNMPKDRVEAAIKRASSRDEKDYEELVYEGYAPYGVAVLVETATDNTNRTVANVRSYFTKYGGSLGKTGSLDFIFTRKSVFTFEPGDRDLEELELELIDAGLEEIFVEADENGNDIAVIHTAFEDFGKMQKALEEMGIEVKSAKLERIPQSFHTVSEDQVPEIMKLIDRLEEDDDVQAVYHNMAE
- a CDS encoding aspartate-semialdehyde dehydrogenase encodes the protein MKVAVVGATGLVGTKMLQVLAERNFPVTELIPVASEKSIGKEITFKGKQFKVVSVEDAIKMKPDVAIFSAGGSTSLQQAPLFAAAGTTVIDNSSAWRMDPTKKLVVPEVNADVLTAEDKIIANPNCSTIQMVVALKPLHDKYKIKRVVVSTYQSVTGTGVKAVDQLFNERKGIDGPKVYPYTIDLNVIPQIDVFTENGYTKEEMKMILETKKIMGDDSIKVTATTVRIPVMGGHSESVNIEFANDFDLAEVRELLANAPGIVVVDDTANLKYPMPLDAHDKDEVFVGRIRRDETQDNTLNCWIVSDNLRKGAATNAVQIAEYLAAQHLIGQPVEA
- a CDS encoding type II toxin-antitoxin system HicA family toxin codes for the protein MSPRAPRDVSGKDLIKVLLKYGYEVIRQTGSHIRLSITFNDGVKNITIPNHDPIKLGALMAIINDVAEQLKINKEDIINKL
- a CDS encoding 2-oxoisovalerate dehydrogenase, giving the protein MNEIFFLVEEAIEGGYNARAIGESIFTEGETLDELKINIRDAVHCHFDEDKLPKIIRLHLVKEEVITV